A region of the Oceanihabitans sp. IOP_32 genome:
GTAACTCTGTGTTAACTCTCCTAATTTTCCTTTTACAGTAACAACGTTATCTTTAACATCGACTGTTACACCCTCTGGAATGGCTATTGGATTATTTCCTATTCTTGACATTTCTTTAAGGTTTTAAATTAGTAAACGTAACATAATACTTCTCCGCCTATATTATCTCTTTTGGCCTGTTTCCCCGTCATTACTCCGTGAGAAGTAGAAACTATGGCAACACCAAGACCGTTAAGAATTCTAGGTAAATCTTTAGAACCAGAATACAAACGCATCCCTGGTTTACTAAGACGTTGAAGTTTTTTAATTACAGGCTCTTTTGTTTCCTTATTGTACTTCAAAGCAATTTTAATTGTTCCTTGTACTGAAGTGTCATCAAACTTGTAACTTAAAATATATCCTTGTTCGAATAATATTTTAGTAATGTCTTTCTTTAAATTAGAAGCAGGAATCTCTACCACTCTGTGGTTAGCACGCACTGCGTTTCTAATTCTTGTAAGATAATCCGATATTGGATCTGTATACATATTTATTAATTTGCGGTAATGGTTTTTAAGAGAACTATTCTCTTAAACCTAAAACCAATTTAAAATTCTTTTTTACCAACTTGCTTTTCTAACTCCTGGAATTAATCCTTGGTTAGCCATTTCTCTGAATGTTACACGAGAAATTCCGAAAGTTCTCATATACCCACGAGGTCTTCCAGTAAGTTTGCATCTGTTGTGCATACGAACAGGAGAAGCGTTTTTAGGTAACTTTTGTAATGCTTCGTAATCTCCAGCTTCTTTCAAAGCTTTACGTTTTTCGGCATACTTAGCTACTGTTTTCGCTCTTTTTACCTCACGAGCTTTCATTGATTCTTTAGCCATATATTAGTTCTTTTGAAAAGGTAGACCCAATTCCGTTAATAATGATTTTGCTTCTTTATCAGTATCGGCGGTTGTCACAAAAGTAATATCCATACCAGAAATTTTATTAACTTTATCAATATTAATTTCTGGGAATATAATTTGTTCTGTAATTCCTAAATTGTAATTACCACGACCGTCGAATCCTGTAGCTTTTATTCCGTTAAAATCTCTAACACGTGGAAGTGAAGAGGTTACTAAACGATCTAAAAACTCATACATTCTTTCTCCACGTAAAGTTACTTTAGCACCAATTGGCATCCCTTTACGTAATTTAAATGAGGCAACATCTTTTTTAGATAATGTAGATATTGCTTTTTGTCCAGATATTGTTGTTAATTCTTCTACTGCGTAGTCAATTAACTTTTTGTCTGCAACAGCCGCTCCCACGCCTTTAGATATTACTATCTTAGAAAGCTTAGGAACTTGCATTACATTTTTATATCCAAATTCTTCGGTAAGAGCAGCAATTACTCTGCTTTTGTACTCTTGTTTAAGTCTTGGTGAATATGCCATATCTATATTACTTCATTAGATTTTAGTGAGAATCTCACTTTTTTATCACCTTCCATTCTATATCCCACTCGTGTAGCTTCTCCTTTAGAAGTTAACAACGATAAATTTGAAATATGAATAGCGGCTTCTTTCTCAACAATTCCGCCTTGAGGATTTTGTGCACTAGGTTTAGTGTGTTTCTTAACCATATTGACACCCTCAACGATTGCCTTATTCTTCTCTATAAATACCTTTTGTACTTTACCTTCTGATCCTTTGTGATCTCCAGCAATTACTCTAACGGTATCTCCAGTTTTTATTTTAAGCTTTCCCATCTTAATTTTCTGTATTAAAGCACCTCTGGTGCTAATGATACAATCTTCATGTATTGTTTATCACGAAGTTCTCTAGCAACAGGACCGAAAACACGTGTACCTCTCATTTCACCCGTAGGGTTTAATAAAACACAAGCGTTATCATCAAATCTTATATAAGATCCGTCTGGTCTTCTTACTTCTTTCTTAGTACGAACAACTACTGCAGTAGAAACCGCACCTTTTTTGATGCTTCCATTAGGAGTTGCGTCTTTTACCGAAACCACAATTTTGTCTCCTACAGATGCATATCTCCTTTTAGTGCCACCTAAAACACGGATGGTTAAAACTTCCTTTGCCCCAGTGTTGTCTGCTACTTTTAATCTTGATTCTTGTTGTAACATAATTATTTAGCTCTTTCTAGGATTTCTACTAATCTCCAACATTTTGATTTACTTAAAGGTCTTGTTTCCATGATCTTTACTTTATCACCAATGTTGCAGTCGTTTGTTTCGTCGTGTGCCACGTACTTCTTCGTTTTTGTAACGAATTTTCCATACATAGGGTGTTTTACTTTTTTAACCTCTGCAACAACTATTGATTTTTGCATTTTGTTACTAGTAACAACTCCTATACGTTCTTTTCTTAAATTTCTTGTTTCCATCTTTCAGCAGAATTATTGTAATTCTCTTTTAGTTAATTCGGTCGCAATTCTTGCTACAGTTCTTCTTAGTGAACGCAATTGAATTGGATTTTCTAAAGGAGATATTGCATGAGCCAATTTTAGGTCTGAATAACTCTTTTTAATTTCACCAAGTTTTTCATTTAACTCAGCTACAGATAATTCTTTAATTTCTGATTGTTTCATCATATCAAATAAATTATGCTTCGTAATCTCTAGCGATTAAAAACTTAGTTTTTACTGGTAACTTTTGTGCGGCTAAACGTAAAGCTTCTTTTGCTACGTCTATTGGCACACCACCAACTTCAAATAAAATTCGTCCAGGTTTAACTACAGCTACCCAATATTCAACGGCACCTTTACCTTTACCCATACGTACTTCAAGAGGCTTTTTTGTAATTGGCTTATCTGGAAATACTTTAATCCAAAGTTGACCTTCTCTTTTCATGTAACGTGTAGCGGCGATACGTGCTGCCTCAATTTGACGCGAAGTTAAAAAATTCGAATCTAATGCTTTTATTCCAAAAGTCCCGTTTGAAAGTTGAAAACCTCTACCGGTATTCCCTTTCATACGTCCTTTTTGTTGTTTACGAAATTTTGTTTTTTTAGGCTGTAACATTTTTCTTTACTTTATAAAAAATTACTTTCTACGACGAGGGCCTTTATTAGCACCACGTCCTCCGGCTCCACCTTTTCCTTGCTTCTTAGATAATCCAACAAGCGGAGAAAGCTCTCTTTTACCATATACTTCACCTTTCATGATCCATACTTTAACACCTAATCTTCCGTAAGAAGTATGTGCCTCAACTAAAGCATAGTCAATATCGGCTCTAAAGGTTGACAAAGGAATACGTCCTTCTTTGTAGTGTTCAGAACGTGCCATTTCAGCCCCATTTAAACGCCCACTAATTTGGATTTTAATTCCTTCGGCATTCATACGCATTGTTGCAGCAATAGCCATTTTGATTGCTCGTCTGTATGAAATACGATTTTCAATTTGACGGGCAACACTTGTTGCAACTAAAAACGCATCTAGTTCAGGTCTTTTAATTTCAAAAATATTAATCTGAACTTCTTTACCAGTAATTTTTTTAAGCTCTTCTTTTAACTTGTCTACCTCTTGACCGCCTTTTCCGATAATAATACCAGGTCTAGCCGTAGTGATAGTAACGGTTACAAGTTTTAAAGTTCTTTCAATAATTACTCGACTTACACTAGCTTTAGATAAACGTGCGTGAACGTACTTTCTTATCTTATCGTCTTCGGCAAGCTTATCTCCATAATCATTACCTCCGTACCAGTTAGACTCCCATCCTCTGATAATCCCTAAGCGATTCCCGATTGGATTTGTTTTTTGTCCCATATCTATCTTAGCTTTGTGTGTTATTGTTAGCTCCTACCACGATGGTTACGTGGTTTGAACGTTTTCTAATTCTGTGTGCACGACCTTGAGGTGCTGGACGTAATCTTTTTAACATAGATCCGCTATCAACTTTTATTTCCTTAACAAACAATTCCGCTTCGTCGATATTAGCATCTTCGTTCTTAGCTTGCCAATTTGCAATGGCAGATAACAACAACTTCTCTAAACGACCTGAAGCTTCTTTTTGATTAAATTTAAGAATATTAAGTGCATGTTCTACTTTTTCGCCTCTTACTAAATCGGCTACTAAACGCATTTTCCTCGGTGATGTAGGACAGTTATTAAGTTTTGCAAAAGCAACTTGCTTTTTAGCTTCCTTAATAGCGTCTGCCATTTGTTTTTTACGACTTCCCATAGCTACTACCTTTTACCTTTATTTTTAGCACCTGCATGTCCACGGAATGAACGCGTTGGTGAAAATTCTCCTAACTTATGCCCTACCATGTTCTCAGTTACATATACTGGTACAAATTGACGGCCATTGTGTACTGCTATAGTTTGTCCAACAAAATCTGGAGTAATCATAGAGGCTCTCGACCACGTTTTGATTACTGTTTTCTTATTAGATTCAACATTTACAGCGACTTTCTTTTCTAATTTATAATGAACGTAAGGTCCTTTTTTTAATGATCTTGCCATGTCTCTTATTTCTTTCTACGTTCTACAATATACTTATTACTTGCTTTAGTCTTAGAACGGGTTCTATAACCTTTTGCAGGTATACCATTTCTAGAACGTGGATGTCCACCAGAAGCTTTACCTTCACCACCTCCCATTGGGTGATCAATTGGATTCATCACAACTGGTCTAGTACGAGGTCTTCTTCCTAACCATCTTGTTCTACCTGCTTTTCCACCAACTAATAATTGGTGATCTGAGTTCGATACCACACCTACAGTTGCCATACAAGTTACTAGAATGTAACGTATTTCTCCCGAAGGTAATTTTATAGAAGCGAACTTACCATCTCTTGCAATTAATTGAGCAAACGCTCCAGCACTACGCGCCATAATAGCACCTTGACCTGGGCGTAATTCTAAACAAGAAATAATCGTTCCTAAAGGCATTTCACTTAATGGCATTGCATTCCCAATTTCTGGTGCAATACCTTCTTTACCAGAAACTACATTTTGACCAACCTGAAGACCATTTTGAGCAATAATGTATCTTTTCTCACCATCTTGATAATTCAATAGAGCGATAAAAGCTGTTCTGTTTGGATCGTATTCGATTGAAGCGACTTCGGCAGGAATCCCCACTTTATCTCTTTTAAAATCGATAATACGATACTTTTTCTTATGACCGCCACCAATATAGCGCATGGTCATTTTTCCCTGACTGTTTCTACCACCAGACCTTTTATTCGGAACGAGCAAACTCTTTTCCGGCTTATCAGTAGTAATGGCGTCATAACCATTTACTACTCTAAAACGCTGTCCTGGTGTGGTTGGTTTTAATTTTCTTACTGACATTTGTCTTTAATTACATGTTACTGTATAAATCAATCATTTCACCTTCCGCCAGCTGTACAATTGCTTTTTTAACAGCATTTGTTTTACCATTTTGAATACCAGTTTTCGTGTGCTTGGTACTACGATCTGGACGGACATTTATAGTACGAACTTTTTCAACAGAAACACCATAAACAGCTTCCACTGCTTTTTTTATTTCTACCTTGTTCGCCTTGGTATTCACTGCGAAAGTATAGCAGTTTCTCAACTCACTATTTGTTGTCGCTTTTTCTGTGATTATAGGTTTAATTAAGATACTCATTGTTTCTATTTACTTAAATTTGTTTCAATTCCTGCTAACGCACCTTCTAAAAACACTACTTGATTAGCGTTTAAAATTTTGTAAGTGCTTAATTCTGAGAATAATACAACATCAGAACCTTTTAAATTACGCGAAGACAAATATACATTATTATTTGGCTCACCCAACACAAAGAGTGTTTTTTTATCCTCTAGCTTTAAGGCCTTTAAAACCGATGTGAAATTTTTAGTCTTTACAGAATCGAAGTTAAAATCTTCTAAAACTGTAATAGATTGCTCACCTGCTTTGATACTTAAAGCAGATTTACGTGCTAAACGCTTGAGGTTTTTATTAAGTTTGAAGCTGTAATTTCTTGGTCTTGGGCCGAACATACGACCACCGCCCTTAAAAATACCAGACTTAATACTTCCCGCTCTTGCTGTACCGGTTCCTTTTTGCTTTTTAATCTTACGTGTACTCCCAGAGATTTCTGCACGCTCTTTCGATTTGTGCGTTCCCTGACGTTGGTTTGCTAAATATTGTTTAACATCCAAATATACGGCGTGATTATTAGGCTCTATAGCGAACACATCGTTAGAAAGGTCTGCCTTTCTACCTGTGTCTTTTCCGTTTATATCTAAAACTGCTACTTTCATTATTTTCTAATAATTACATAAGCGTTTTTGTGACCAGGAACACATCCTTTTACCACAAGTAGATTCTTTTCAGCAACTACCTTTAAAACTCTTAAATTTTGAACTTTAACTGTTTCTCCACCCATTCTACCGGCCATTTTCATGCCTTTGAATATTCGAGCAGGATAAGACGCCGCACCAACAGAACCTGGAGCTCTACCCATGCTTTGTTGACCGTGTGTTCTTTCAGAACCAGCGAATCCATGACGTTTTACAACACCTTGAAATCCTTTTCCTTTAGAGGTCCCTGCGATATCCACAA
Encoded here:
- the rplE gene encoding 50S ribosomal protein L5, with amino-acid sequence MAYSPRLKQEYKSRVIAALTEEFGYKNVMQVPKLSKIVISKGVGAAVADKKLIDYAVEELTTISGQKAISTLSKKDVASFKLRKGMPIGAKVTLRGERMYEFLDRLVTSSLPRVRDFNGIKATGFDGRGNYNLGITEQIIFPEINIDKVNKISGMDITFVTTADTDKEAKSLLTELGLPFQKN
- the rpmC gene encoding 50S ribosomal protein L29; protein product: MKQSEIKELSVAELNEKLGEIKKSYSDLKLAHAISPLENPIQLRSLRRTVARIATELTKRELQ
- the rplX gene encoding 50S ribosomal protein L24 produces the protein MGKLKIKTGDTVRVIAGDHKGSEGKVQKVFIEKNKAIVEGVNMVKKHTKPSAQNPQGGIVEKEAAIHISNLSLLTSKGEATRVGYRMEGDKKVRFSLKSNEVI
- the rplV gene encoding 50S ribosomal protein L22, translating into MGSRKKQMADAIKEAKKQVAFAKLNNCPTSPRKMRLVADLVRGEKVEHALNILKFNQKEASGRLEKLLLSAIANWQAKNEDANIDEAELFVKEIKVDSGSMLKRLRPAPQGRAHRIRKRSNHVTIVVGANNNTQS
- the rplN gene encoding 50S ribosomal protein L14, which produces MLQQESRLKVADNTGAKEVLTIRVLGGTKRRYASVGDKIVVSVKDATPNGSIKKGAVSTAVVVRTKKEVRRPDGSYIRFDDNACVLLNPTGEMRGTRVFGPVARELRDKQYMKIVSLAPEVL
- the rplW gene encoding 50S ribosomal protein L23, whose product is MSILIKPIITEKATTNSELRNCYTFAVNTKANKVEIKKAVEAVYGVSVEKVRTINVRPDRSTKHTKTGIQNGKTNAVKKAIVQLAEGEMIDLYSNM
- the rpsS gene encoding 30S ribosomal protein S19, producing the protein MARSLKKGPYVHYKLEKKVAVNVESNKKTVIKTWSRASMITPDFVGQTIAVHNGRQFVPVYVTENMVGHKLGEFSPTRSFRGHAGAKNKGKR
- the rplB gene encoding 50S ribosomal protein L2 translates to MSVRKLKPTTPGQRFRVVNGYDAITTDKPEKSLLVPNKRSGGRNSQGKMTMRYIGGGHKKKYRIIDFKRDKVGIPAEVASIEYDPNRTAFIALLNYQDGEKRYIIAQNGLQVGQNVVSGKEGIAPEIGNAMPLSEMPLGTIISCLELRPGQGAIMARSAGAFAQLIARDGKFASIKLPSGEIRYILVTCMATVGVVSNSDHQLLVGGKAGRTRWLGRRPRTRPVVMNPIDHPMGGGEGKASGGHPRSRNGIPAKGYRTRSKTKASNKYIVERRKK
- the rpsQ gene encoding 30S ribosomal protein S17 yields the protein METRNLRKERIGVVTSNKMQKSIVVAEVKKVKHPMYGKFVTKTKKYVAHDETNDCNIGDKVKIMETRPLSKSKCWRLVEILERAK
- the rpsH gene encoding 30S ribosomal protein S8: MYTDPISDYLTRIRNAVRANHRVVEIPASNLKKDITKILFEQGYILSYKFDDTSVQGTIKIALKYNKETKEPVIKKLQRLSKPGMRLYSGSKDLPRILNGLGVAIVSTSHGVMTGKQAKRDNIGGEVLCYVY
- the rplD gene encoding 50S ribosomal protein L4, which gives rise to MKVAVLDINGKDTGRKADLSNDVFAIEPNNHAVYLDVKQYLANQRQGTHKSKERAEISGSTRKIKKQKGTGTARAGSIKSGIFKGGGRMFGPRPRNYSFKLNKNLKRLARKSALSIKAGEQSITVLEDFNFDSVKTKNFTSVLKALKLEDKKTLFVLGEPNNNVYLSSRNLKGSDVVLFSELSTYKILNANQVVFLEGALAGIETNLSK
- the rpsN gene encoding 30S ribosomal protein S14 — protein: MAKESMKAREVKRAKTVAKYAEKRKALKEAGDYEALQKLPKNASPVRMHNRCKLTGRPRGYMRTFGISRVTFREMANQGLIPGVRKASW
- the rplP gene encoding 50S ribosomal protein L16, whose protein sequence is MLQPKKTKFRKQQKGRMKGNTGRGFQLSNGTFGIKALDSNFLTSRQIEAARIAATRYMKREGQLWIKVFPDKPITKKPLEVRMGKGKGAVEYWVAVVKPGRILFEVGGVPIDVAKEALRLAAQKLPVKTKFLIARDYEA
- the rpsC gene encoding 30S ribosomal protein S3, whose protein sequence is MGQKTNPIGNRLGIIRGWESNWYGGNDYGDKLAEDDKIRKYVHARLSKASVSRVIIERTLKLVTVTITTARPGIIIGKGGQEVDKLKEELKKITGKEVQINIFEIKRPELDAFLVATSVARQIENRISYRRAIKMAIAATMRMNAEGIKIQISGRLNGAEMARSEHYKEGRIPLSTFRADIDYALVEAHTSYGRLGVKVWIMKGEVYGKRELSPLVGLSKKQGKGGAGGRGANKGPRRRK